A window of the Halobacterium hubeiense genome harbors these coding sequences:
- a CDS encoding NADP-dependent oxidoreductase, with the protein MRNSNREWVFAERPDGEPDMDSFELREGDVPSPKHGELLVRVRYLSVDPYMRGRMRDAESYAEPWTVGEPMEGAVVGEVVESESDAFDAGDLVTGNGTWADYTVLDAGEVAPVDPSIADPEAYLGVLGMPGRTAYFGLLDVGEPKPGDTVVVSGAAGAVGSVVGQIAKLNGCRVVGFAGTDEKVAWLTDDLGFDAAINYKDVDDYRSALDDAAPSGVDVYFDNVGGPITDAVFTKLNLDARVAVCGQIAHYNDEGVPTGPRKLPQLIAPRAKVQGLLVGDYATRFGEASEQLGEWVATGELVHRETVVDGLEDAPDAFLGLFSGNNIGKQVVAVADAE; encoded by the coding sequence ATGCGCAACTCCAACCGCGAGTGGGTGTTCGCCGAGCGCCCCGACGGCGAGCCGGACATGGACAGCTTCGAACTCCGCGAGGGCGACGTGCCGAGCCCGAAACACGGCGAACTGCTCGTTCGCGTGCGCTACCTCTCCGTGGACCCCTACATGCGGGGCCGGATGCGCGACGCCGAGTCGTACGCCGAGCCGTGGACGGTCGGCGAGCCGATGGAGGGCGCGGTGGTCGGCGAGGTCGTCGAGAGCGAGAGCGACGCCTTCGACGCCGGCGACCTCGTGACCGGCAACGGCACGTGGGCGGACTACACCGTGCTGGACGCCGGCGAGGTCGCGCCCGTGGACCCCTCGATTGCCGACCCCGAGGCGTACCTCGGTGTTCTCGGGATGCCCGGCCGGACCGCGTACTTCGGCCTGCTGGACGTCGGCGAGCCCAAGCCCGGCGACACGGTCGTCGTCTCCGGCGCGGCGGGTGCGGTCGGCTCCGTCGTCGGCCAGATTGCGAAGCTCAACGGCTGCCGCGTCGTCGGCTTCGCGGGCACCGACGAGAAGGTCGCGTGGCTCACCGACGACCTCGGCTTCGACGCCGCAATCAACTACAAGGACGTCGACGACTATCGGAGCGCGCTCGACGACGCCGCGCCCAGCGGCGTGGACGTCTACTTCGACAACGTCGGCGGCCCCATCACGGACGCCGTGTTCACGAAGCTGAACCTCGACGCGCGCGTCGCCGTCTGCGGCCAAATCGCCCACTACAACGACGAGGGCGTGCCGACCGGCCCGCGGAAGCTCCCGCAGCTCATCGCGCCCCGGGCGAAGGTGCAGGGGCTGCTCGTCGGCGACTACGCCACGCGGTTCGGCGAGGCCAGCGAGCAGCTCGGCGAGTGGGTCGCGACCGGCGAGCTCGTCCACCGCGAGACCGTCGTGGACGGCCTCGAAGACGCGCCGGACGCGTTCCTCGGGCTGTTCTCCGGCAACAACATCGGCAAGCAGGTCGTCGCCGTCGCCGACGCCGAGTAG
- a CDS encoding pyridoxal phosphate-dependent aminotransferase: MSFEESERLETVPPSGIRRYFELAEEQDDIISLGVGEPDFAPPWAARDAAISSLERGQTSYTPNRGLRELREEITAHVADSYDLDYDADEEVLVTAGASEAVDLAFRAFHDPGDAVAVAQPSYLSYVPAARLAGADVVEVPTRREDEFKLTREVLEASGAADADTLVLCYPNNPTGATMTRKELEPIAEFVREHDLRVFSDEIYAALSYEHDHTSIATLPGMRERTVVFNGFSKAYAMTGLRLGYALAPPEAIESMNRIHQYTMLSAPTTAQHAAIEALRNCGDDVAEMRAQYDRRRNFVLSRFEEMGIDCFPASGAFYVFPECPWDDSEAFAEALIEEQGVAVVPGGVFGAGGEGHLRVTYATGLGDLKEALARIEEFID, translated from the coding sequence ATGAGCTTCGAGGAGTCCGAGCGCCTCGAAACCGTCCCGCCGTCGGGCATCCGGCGGTACTTCGAGCTCGCCGAGGAGCAAGACGACATCATCTCGCTGGGCGTCGGCGAGCCCGACTTCGCGCCGCCGTGGGCGGCCCGCGACGCCGCCATCTCGTCGCTGGAGCGCGGGCAGACGTCGTACACGCCGAACCGCGGGCTGCGCGAGCTCCGCGAGGAAATCACCGCGCACGTCGCGGACAGCTACGACCTCGACTACGACGCCGACGAGGAGGTCCTGGTCACGGCGGGCGCCAGCGAGGCCGTGGACCTCGCGTTCCGCGCGTTCCACGACCCCGGCGACGCAGTCGCGGTCGCGCAGCCGTCGTACCTCTCCTACGTGCCGGCGGCACGGCTCGCGGGCGCCGACGTCGTCGAGGTGCCGACGCGCCGCGAGGACGAGTTCAAGCTCACGCGCGAGGTGCTGGAGGCCTCCGGCGCCGCCGACGCGGACACGCTGGTGCTGTGCTACCCGAACAATCCGACCGGCGCGACGATGACTCGCAAGGAACTGGAGCCAATCGCCGAGTTCGTGCGCGAACACGACCTCCGGGTGTTCTCGGACGAAATCTACGCCGCGCTGTCCTACGAGCACGACCACACCTCCATCGCGACGCTGCCGGGGATGCGGGAGCGAACGGTCGTGTTCAACGGCTTCTCGAAGGCGTACGCGATGACTGGGCTGCGGCTGGGGTACGCGCTCGCGCCGCCGGAAGCCATCGAGTCGATGAACCGCATCCACCAGTACACGATGCTGTCAGCGCCGACGACCGCCCAGCACGCCGCCATCGAGGCGCTTCGCAACTGCGGGGACGACGTCGCGGAGATGCGCGCGCAGTACGACCGCCGCCGGAACTTCGTGCTCTCGCGCTTCGAGGAGATGGGCATCGACTGCTTCCCCGCGTCGGGCGCGTTCTACGTCTTCCCGGAGTGCCCGTGGGACGACAGCGAGGCGTTCGCCGAAGCGCTCATCGAGGAACAGGGCGTCGCGGTCGTTCCGGGCGGCGTCTTCGGCGCCGGCGGCGAGGGCCACCTGCGGGTCACGTACGCGACGGGGCTGGGCGACCTCAAGGAGGCGCTCGCCCGCATCGAGGAATTCATCGACTGA
- a CDS encoding Lrp/AsnC family transcriptional regulator — protein sequence MSSREKLLPLLRENARYSNEDLARQTGLDVEEVEATIRELESDGVVRGYRAIVDRNQIDPERVRASVELNVTLDRETGYDDIAERLAKFPEVEGLRLVSGDYDFAMDVEGDSMSEVSNFISEQVAPVPEITQTVTHYIMETYKEGGVEFEDGDDDDRLSVSP from the coding sequence ATGAGCAGTCGCGAGAAGCTACTCCCGTTGTTGCGAGAGAACGCCCGCTACTCCAACGAAGACCTCGCCCGACAGACCGGCCTCGACGTCGAGGAGGTCGAAGCGACGATTCGGGAGCTAGAGAGCGACGGCGTGGTGCGGGGCTACCGCGCCATCGTGGACCGCAATCAAATCGACCCCGAGCGCGTGCGGGCGTCCGTGGAGTTGAACGTCACGCTCGACCGCGAGACCGGCTACGACGACATCGCCGAGCGCCTCGCGAAGTTCCCCGAAGTGGAGGGGCTGCGGCTGGTCAGCGGCGACTACGACTTCGCGATGGATGTCGAGGGCGACTCGATGAGCGAGGTGTCGAACTTCATCAGCGAGCAGGTCGCGCCCGTCCCCGAGATTACCCAGACTGTCACCCACTACATCATGGAGACGTACAAGGAGGGCGGCGTGGAGTTCGAGGACGGCGACGACGACGACCGGCTCTCGGTCTCGCCATGA
- a CDS encoding hybrid sensor histidine kinase/response regulator, protein MDGAIRVLHVDDEPGFAEMTGEFLERADGQFVVETAARTAAALDALAARDYDCVVSDYDLPEQNGIEFLEAVREDYPDLPFILFTGKGSEEVASDAISAGVTDYLQKQSGTDHYELLANRIANAVGQRETERDAEDTEQQLAELAAHTHDVLWTFSADWEELLFVNDAYEDIWGRSVESLEDDPRSFLDGVHPEDRERVEAAMDELAAGEHLDVEYRVNEAEDYGRWVWARGEPVADDDGNVVRVTGFSRDVTERKARERELHDRERQYRAIFEDPNILVGLLDTDGTVRDINQTAFEYVNSDVESVTGEPFWETPWFAHSADARASVAEWVERAADGEYVEFQLDLVDGDGEPYAVEGVFRPVTDDDGDVVSIVVSDREVTDRKRRERRLRALSETTRSLLAADSREAVAETAVAATRDILGLNANAIHLYDSEQNALVPAAISDAARDIIDEPPTFRPGSSIAWRVFEDGEPLALDDVHSDADVYRPDSPVRSEIFLPLGDHGILLVGSPSPSAFDEHDIALGEVFAENVVTALEQVERTAELRVRERELSAQNERLSEFASVVSHDLRNPLNVAEGRLELARETGDDRHFEEVTAAHERMQALIDDLLALTREGSGVGDVTTIGLRSLVEDCWATVDTGNATLAGDAAASIRGDESRVRQLFENLFRNAVEHGSIDPQSASRSEDAVEHSAANPRSAAREDGGDVTVTVGLLDDGSGFYVEDDGPGVPEGDREKVFEYGYSTVDDGTGFGLNIVQQVAEAHGWTVRVTDGEAGGARFEVTGVEVVEPQSTQE, encoded by the coding sequence ATGGACGGTGCGATTCGCGTCCTCCACGTCGACGACGAACCGGGGTTCGCCGAGATGACCGGCGAGTTCCTCGAACGGGCCGACGGCCAGTTCGTCGTCGAAACGGCCGCGCGGACGGCCGCGGCGCTGGACGCGCTCGCGGCACGCGACTACGACTGCGTGGTCTCCGACTACGACCTGCCCGAGCAGAACGGCATCGAGTTCCTCGAAGCCGTCCGCGAAGACTACCCCGACCTCCCCTTTATCCTCTTCACCGGGAAGGGCTCCGAGGAGGTCGCCAGCGACGCCATCTCCGCGGGCGTCACCGACTACCTCCAGAAGCAGTCGGGCACCGACCACTACGAGCTGCTCGCGAACCGCATCGCCAACGCCGTCGGGCAGCGGGAGACCGAGCGCGACGCCGAGGACACCGAACAGCAGCTCGCGGAGCTGGCCGCCCACACCCACGACGTCCTCTGGACGTTCTCCGCGGACTGGGAGGAGCTTCTGTTCGTCAACGACGCCTACGAGGACATCTGGGGGCGGTCCGTGGAGTCCCTCGAAGACGACCCGCGGAGCTTCCTCGACGGGGTCCACCCCGAGGACCGCGAGCGCGTCGAGGCGGCGATGGACGAGCTGGCCGCGGGCGAACACCTCGACGTCGAGTACCGCGTCAACGAGGCCGAGGACTACGGCCGCTGGGTGTGGGCGCGCGGCGAGCCGGTCGCGGACGACGACGGCAACGTCGTCCGCGTCACCGGGTTCTCGCGGGACGTCACCGAGCGGAAGGCCCGCGAGCGCGAACTCCACGACAGGGAGCGGCAGTACCGCGCTATCTTCGAGGACCCGAACATCCTGGTGGGGCTGCTGGACACCGACGGCACGGTCCGGGACATCAACCAGACCGCCTTCGAGTACGTCAACAGCGACGTCGAGAGCGTGACCGGCGAGCCGTTCTGGGAGACGCCGTGGTTCGCGCACTCGGCGGACGCGCGGGCGTCGGTCGCCGAGTGGGTCGAGCGCGCCGCCGACGGCGAGTACGTCGAGTTCCAGCTCGACCTCGTGGACGGCGACGGGGAGCCGTACGCCGTCGAGGGCGTGTTCCGGCCGGTCACGGACGACGACGGCGACGTCGTCTCCATCGTCGTCTCCGACCGCGAGGTCACCGACCGGAAGCGCCGCGAGCGGCGCCTCCGGGCGCTGAGCGAGACGACGCGGAGTCTGCTGGCCGCCGACAGCCGCGAGGCGGTCGCGGAGACGGCCGTGGCGGCCACGCGCGACATCCTCGGGCTGAACGCGAACGCGATTCACCTCTACGACAGCGAGCAGAACGCGCTCGTGCCCGCGGCGATTTCCGACGCCGCGCGGGACATCATCGACGAGCCGCCGACGTTCCGGCCCGGCAGCAGCATCGCGTGGCGGGTCTTCGAGGACGGCGAGCCGCTGGCGCTGGACGACGTGCACAGCGACGCCGACGTCTACCGCCCGGACTCGCCCGTGCGGAGCGAAATTTTCCTGCCGCTGGGCGACCACGGGATTCTCCTCGTGGGGTCGCCGTCGCCGTCGGCGTTCGACGAACACGACATCGCGCTCGGGGAGGTGTTCGCCGAGAACGTCGTCACCGCGCTCGAACAGGTCGAGCGGACCGCGGAGCTGCGCGTCCGCGAGCGCGAGCTCTCCGCGCAGAACGAGCGCCTCTCGGAGTTCGCCAGCGTCGTCAGCCACGACCTCCGCAATCCCCTGAACGTCGCCGAGGGCCGGCTGGAGTTGGCGCGCGAGACCGGCGACGACCGCCACTTCGAGGAGGTCACGGCGGCCCACGAGCGGATGCAGGCGCTCATCGACGACCTGCTTGCGCTCACGCGGGAGGGAAGCGGCGTCGGCGACGTCACGACAATCGGGCTCCGGTCGCTCGTCGAGGACTGCTGGGCGACCGTGGACACCGGGAACGCGACGCTGGCTGGCGACGCCGCGGCGTCGATTCGGGGCGACGAGAGCCGCGTCCGCCAGCTGTTCGAGAACCTGTTTCGTAATGCTGTGGAACACGGTTCCATAGACCCCCAGAGCGCTTCGCGTTCTGAGGATGCTGTGGAACACAGCGCCGCGAACCCCCGCTCGGCCGCTCGCGAGGACGGCGGCGACGTCACCGTCACCGTCGGTCTGCTCGACGACGGCTCGGGGTTCTACGTGGAAGACGACGGCCCCGGCGTCCCCGAGGGCGACCGCGAGAAGGTCTTCGAGTACGGCTACTCGACGGTGGACGACGGCACGGGGTTCGGCCTGAACATCGTCCAACAGGTCGCCGAGGCGCACGGCTGGACGGTGCGCGTCACCGACGGCGAGGCCGGCGGCGCGCGATTCGAGGTGACGGGCGTCGAAGTCGTCGAGCCGCAGTCCACGCAAGAATAG
- a CDS encoding redoxin domain-containing protein, whose protein sequence is MVSTGDSAPRFEATLGTSDHEDFALDDYLGDGPVVLAFFPGAFTPPCTNEMVAFQDRLDDFEDAGATLLGVSADSPFSQGAFREEHGIEFDLVSDMAGDAIRAYDLEIDIEDLGLYGIANRAVFVLDDDGEITYAWVADDPTNEPDYDEVLDAVKSA, encoded by the coding sequence ATGGTATCTACCGGAGATTCCGCACCGCGGTTCGAGGCGACGCTCGGGACCAGCGACCACGAGGACTTCGCCCTCGACGACTACCTCGGCGACGGGCCGGTCGTGTTGGCGTTCTTCCCCGGCGCGTTCACGCCGCCGTGCACGAACGAGATGGTCGCGTTCCAGGACCGCCTCGACGACTTCGAGGACGCCGGTGCGACTCTCCTCGGCGTGAGCGCGGACTCGCCGTTCTCGCAGGGCGCGTTCCGCGAGGAGCACGGCATCGAGTTCGACCTCGTCAGCGACATGGCCGGCGACGCTATCCGCGCCTACGACCTCGAAATCGACATCGAGGACCTCGGACTCTACGGCATCGCCAACCGCGCGGTGTTCGTGCTCGACGACGACGGCGAAATCACGTACGCGTGGGTCGCCGACGACCCTACCAACGAGCCCGACTACGACGAAGTGCTGGACGCCGTGAAGTCGGCCTGA
- a CDS encoding NADPH:quinone reductase, protein MRAVRLQKHGEPEVMHVEDVDRPSPGVGELLLEVAAAGVNPVDTYFREGSYEPVGLPFTPGVDYAGTVVEVGEGVDTFAVGDRVYGTGIGNGAHQGAYAEYATVPTDRTVALPDDADLVEAGAAGVAAVTAWRALVDHAALDPAEYALVHGGSGGVGHAAVQIADAVSARVLTTARPEYHDGVAALGADAVLDYTRHDLEDAVLSVSDGGVDVVLDHRLDDYLQFDANVAAQNARVVGIGENSPDPGFTDDGAARSKDVTYQFMSMFNTPDLRVPLRGVAHLMATDELSIELAATYDLEEAAAAHRDVLTESYLGKLAVTP, encoded by the coding sequence ATGCGAGCAGTCCGCTTACAGAAACACGGCGAACCCGAAGTCATGCACGTCGAAGACGTTGACCGACCGTCCCCCGGCGTGGGCGAACTCCTCTTGGAAGTCGCCGCCGCGGGCGTCAACCCCGTGGACACGTACTTCCGCGAGGGGTCCTACGAGCCGGTCGGCCTCCCGTTCACGCCCGGCGTGGACTACGCGGGCACCGTCGTCGAGGTCGGCGAGGGCGTCGATACCTTCGCGGTCGGCGACCGCGTCTACGGCACGGGCATCGGGAACGGCGCGCACCAGGGCGCGTACGCCGAGTACGCCACGGTTCCGACGGACCGCACGGTCGCACTGCCGGACGATGCCGATCTCGTGGAAGCCGGCGCGGCAGGCGTCGCGGCGGTCACGGCGTGGCGCGCGCTCGTCGACCACGCGGCCCTTGACCCCGCGGAGTACGCGCTCGTCCACGGCGGCTCCGGGGGCGTCGGCCACGCCGCCGTCCAGATTGCGGACGCAGTGAGCGCGCGCGTGCTCACGACCGCGCGGCCCGAGTACCATGACGGCGTCGCCGCGCTCGGCGCCGACGCCGTCCTCGACTACACGCGCCACGACCTCGAAGACGCGGTCCTGTCGGTGTCCGACGGCGGCGTCGACGTCGTCCTCGACCACCGCCTTGACGACTACCTCCAGTTCGACGCGAACGTCGCCGCACAGAACGCCCGCGTCGTCGGCATCGGTGAGAACAGCCCAGACCCGGGCTTCACCGACGACGGCGCCGCGCGCTCGAAGGACGTCACCTACCAGTTCATGAGCATGTTCAACACGCCGGACCTGCGCGTGCCGCTGCGCGGCGTCGCCCACCTGATGGCGACCGACGAGCTCTCAATCGAACTCGCGGCGACGTACGATCTCGAGGAGGCCGCCGCCGCCCACCGCGACGTGCTCACCGAGAGCTACCTCGGGAAGCTCGCGGTCACGCCCTGA
- a CDS encoding DoxX family membrane protein, with protein sequence MALALDAVLLVVGRVLFGGVLAFTGLNHFTQTEQMAGYAEYKGLPAPKFSVLASGALLILGGLGVIVGVFPVVAAIALAAFLLVSAVIMHDFWAVPDDQRQDEVNSFLKNVSLAGGSLVVAAVASGGWPLSIGVSFF encoded by the coding sequence ATGGCGCTCGCACTCGACGCCGTGTTGCTCGTCGTCGGGCGCGTCCTCTTCGGGGGCGTCCTCGCGTTCACCGGACTCAACCACTTCACGCAGACCGAACAGATGGCCGGCTACGCCGAGTACAAGGGCCTCCCCGCGCCGAAGTTCTCGGTGCTCGCGTCGGGCGCGCTCCTCATCCTCGGCGGCCTCGGCGTCATCGTCGGCGTCTTCCCGGTCGTCGCCGCAATCGCGCTCGCGGCGTTCCTCCTCGTCTCCGCGGTCATCATGCACGACTTCTGGGCGGTGCCTGACGACCAGCGACAGGACGAGGTGAACAGCTTCCTGAAGAACGTCTCGCTGGCGGGCGGGTCGCTCGTCGTCGCCGCGGTCGCCAGCGGCGGTTGGCCGCTCAGCATCGGCGTCAGCTTCTTCTAG
- a CDS encoding SDR family oxidoreductase: MLDDNVALVTGASSGIGAETAVQLAEEGADVAVAARREERLEDVASRIEATGSEALVVPTDVSESEEVEAMISETVEELGGLDVLVNNAGVMLLESVADADPENWRTMVEVNLLGVMNATKAALPHLRDGGHVVNVSSVAGRVAGATSSGYNATKFGVNAFTEAFRQEETENGVRTTLVEPGFVATELAEHIPDEEIRERSEQMTEQMDVLQPEDIARSIVFAASQPEHVSVNELLVRPTDQQAP; the protein is encoded by the coding sequence ATGCTCGACGACAACGTCGCACTCGTCACGGGAGCGTCCTCCGGCATCGGCGCCGAAACGGCCGTCCAGCTCGCCGAGGAAGGCGCGGACGTCGCGGTTGCCGCGCGTCGCGAGGAGCGCCTCGAAGACGTGGCGTCCCGAATCGAAGCGACGGGCAGCGAAGCGCTCGTCGTGCCGACCGACGTCAGCGAATCCGAGGAAGTCGAAGCGATGATTTCCGAGACCGTCGAGGAACTCGGCGGGCTCGACGTCCTCGTGAACAACGCGGGCGTCATGCTGCTGGAGAGCGTCGCCGACGCCGACCCCGAGAACTGGCGGACGATGGTGGAAGTGAACCTGCTCGGAGTGATGAACGCGACGAAGGCGGCGCTCCCGCACCTCCGCGACGGCGGGCACGTCGTCAACGTCTCGTCGGTCGCCGGCCGCGTCGCCGGCGCGACATCCAGCGGGTACAACGCCACGAAGTTCGGCGTCAACGCGTTCACAGAGGCGTTCCGGCAGGAGGAGACCGAGAACGGCGTGCGGACGACCCTCGTCGAACCGGGGTTCGTCGCCACCGAACTCGCAGAGCACATCCCCGACGAGGAGATTCGGGAGCGCTCCGAGCAGATGACCGAGCAGATGGACGTCCTCCAGCCCGAGGACATCGCGCGCTCCATCGTGTTCGCGGCGTCCCAGCCCGAGCACGTCAGCGTCAACGAACTCCTCGTCCGGCCGACCGACCAGCAGGCGCCGTAA
- a CDS encoding zinc-dependent alcohol dehydrogenase family protein, producing the protein MRAAVLREYGEPMAVEEVPDPEPAPHGVVVSVEACGICRSDWHAWKGHGEWADDRVDRGQILGHEPAGTVVEVGGDVDSVAVGDRVAVPFNLGEGACPQCRRGHGNVCEDGYALGFEQDAQGAFAERVRVPHADFNATVVPDGVPMEAVAALGCRYATAFHALAHRADVAGGDWVAVHGCGGLGLAGVQIADALGAGVVAVDVREDPLELAERVGADETLRSDQVDSVPETIADVTDGGAHVSMDALGRAETCRNSVDCLRTRGTHVQVGLTTDAEKGEVSLPVDEITRWDVSVLGSRGMPPSRYDELLRMISSGSLRPSELVTERVALETVSERLAAMTDYETSGIELVTEF; encoded by the coding sequence ATGCGCGCAGCAGTTCTACGCGAGTACGGGGAGCCGATGGCCGTCGAGGAGGTGCCGGACCCCGAGCCGGCGCCCCACGGCGTCGTCGTCTCGGTGGAAGCGTGTGGCATCTGTCGCAGTGACTGGCACGCGTGGAAGGGCCACGGCGAGTGGGCCGACGACCGCGTGGACCGCGGACAGATTCTCGGCCACGAGCCAGCCGGCACCGTCGTCGAAGTCGGGGGCGACGTGGACAGCGTCGCCGTCGGCGACCGCGTCGCCGTCCCGTTCAACCTCGGGGAGGGCGCGTGCCCGCAGTGCCGGCGCGGCCACGGGAACGTCTGCGAGGACGGCTACGCGCTCGGCTTCGAGCAGGACGCGCAGGGCGCGTTCGCCGAGCGCGTCCGCGTCCCGCACGCGGACTTCAACGCCACCGTCGTCCCCGACGGCGTGCCGATGGAGGCGGTGGCCGCGCTGGGCTGTCGGTACGCGACGGCGTTCCACGCGCTCGCGCACCGCGCGGACGTCGCGGGCGGCGACTGGGTGGCCGTCCACGGCTGCGGCGGCCTCGGCCTCGCCGGCGTCCAGATTGCGGACGCGCTCGGCGCGGGCGTCGTCGCTGTGGACGTGCGCGAGGACCCGCTCGAACTGGCCGAGCGCGTCGGCGCGGACGAAACATTGCGCTCGGACCAAGTCGACTCCGTGCCCGAGACCATCGCGGACGTGACCGACGGCGGCGCGCACGTCTCGATGGACGCGCTCGGCCGCGCCGAGACCTGCCGGAACAGCGTGGACTGCCTCCGCACGCGCGGCACGCACGTCCAAGTCGGCTTGACGACCGACGCCGAGAAGGGCGAGGTGTCGCTGCCCGTGGACGAAATCACGCGCTGGGACGTCTCCGTGCTCGGCTCCCGCGGGATGCCGCCGTCGCGGTACGACGAACTCCTGCGGATGATTTCCTCGGGGAGCCTGCGGCCCAGCGAACTCGTCACCGAGCGAGTGGCTCTCGAAACCGTCTCCGAGCGGCTGGCCGCGATGACCGACTACGAGACCAGCGGCATCGAACTCGTCACCGAGTTCTAA
- a CDS encoding aldo/keto reductase, which yields MSDSDDGLGFVQFGDTGLQTSELQFGTWRFGKETEEGDIEIGEKRAKKLLDAYADAGGRYIDTADVYGGGKSEEWIGDWLADRDRERYTIASKVYWQIRDGDPNSRGNNRKNVRDRVDAILDRLGTDYIDVLYIHRWDDQTPTRELMRTLNGLVEEGKVHYIGASTLRPNAWKVARANELARSEGWEPFTVVQPRYNLVDREIEGDYLEMARSEGLAVCPWSPLGQGFLTGKYDREDGLTGESKASESSRWEESYLTEENFDLHDVLDEVADEVDASPAQVALTWLTHRDGVTAPIVGARTVDQLEENLAAADIDLSDEQVERLTEAKEGPYAGL from the coding sequence ATGAGTGACTCCGACGATGGACTCGGGTTCGTGCAGTTCGGCGACACGGGCCTGCAGACCAGCGAGCTGCAGTTCGGGACGTGGCGATTCGGCAAAGAAACTGAGGAAGGCGACATCGAAATCGGGGAGAAGCGCGCGAAGAAGCTGCTTGACGCGTACGCCGACGCGGGCGGCCGCTACATCGACACTGCGGACGTCTACGGCGGCGGGAAGAGCGAGGAGTGGATCGGCGACTGGCTCGCCGACCGCGACCGCGAGCGCTACACCATCGCCTCGAAGGTCTACTGGCAGATTCGGGACGGCGACCCGAACAGCCGCGGGAACAACCGGAAGAACGTCCGCGACCGCGTGGACGCCATCCTCGACCGCCTCGGCACCGACTACATCGACGTCCTCTACATCCACCGCTGGGACGACCAGACGCCCACGCGGGAGCTGATGCGGACGCTGAACGGCCTCGTCGAGGAGGGGAAGGTCCACTACATCGGCGCGTCGACGCTGCGCCCGAACGCGTGGAAGGTCGCGCGGGCGAACGAACTCGCGCGCAGCGAGGGCTGGGAGCCGTTCACAGTCGTCCAGCCGCGGTACAACCTCGTGGACCGCGAAATCGAGGGCGACTACCTGGAAATGGCCCGCAGCGAGGGGCTGGCGGTCTGCCCGTGGAGCCCGCTCGGACAGGGCTTCCTCACCGGGAAGTACGACCGCGAGGACGGCCTCACCGGCGAGTCGAAGGCCAGCGAGTCCTCGCGCTGGGAGGAGAGCTACCTCACCGAGGAGAACTTCGACCTCCACGACGTCCTCGACGAGGTCGCCGACGAAGTGGACGCCTCGCCCGCGCAGGTCGCGCTCACGTGGCTGACCCACCGCGACGGCGTCACCGCGCCCATCGTCGGCGCGCGCACCGTCGACCAGCTGGAGGAGAACCTCGCGGCCGCCGACATCGACCTCTCCGACGAGCAGGTCGAACGGCTCACCGAGGCCAAAGAAGGGCCGTACGCCGGCCTGTAA
- a CDS encoding potassium channel family protein produces MKRSLDTPLRAVVRRQLLRQLLRPVAAFAAAVAIGVAGFVSMGGVGVVDALFWLLDPTSIELHFEAHEGPETLVKAYAVVVLSGLVVAGLWIGETVFSAAFGGQIQTELKHMQIEQAVADLRGHVIICGYGTFGKTIARALKPTDRDVVVIESQDAEFQRALDDDLLAIQGNARREETLRDAGVERAGVVVGAIDDSNANIQIAMNASQIAPSVRLVVRVGDETYEQLARRAGADRVIIPEVASAEQVTSML; encoded by the coding sequence GTGAAGCGCTCGCTGGACACGCCGCTGCGCGCGGTCGTCCGCCGGCAACTCCTCCGCCAGCTACTGCGGCCGGTCGCGGCGTTCGCCGCGGCCGTCGCAATCGGCGTCGCCGGATTCGTCTCCATGGGCGGCGTCGGCGTCGTCGACGCGCTGTTCTGGCTGCTGGACCCCACGAGCATCGAACTCCACTTCGAGGCCCACGAGGGGCCGGAAACGCTCGTGAAGGCGTACGCGGTCGTGGTGCTCTCCGGGCTCGTCGTCGCCGGCCTCTGGATCGGCGAGACGGTGTTCTCGGCGGCGTTCGGCGGGCAGATCCAGACGGAACTCAAACACATGCAAATCGAGCAAGCAGTCGCGGACCTCCGCGGCCACGTCATCATCTGCGGGTACGGCACGTTCGGGAAAACCATCGCGCGGGCGCTCAAGCCGACCGACCGAGACGTCGTCGTCATCGAGTCCCAGGACGCCGAGTTCCAGCGGGCGCTCGACGACGACCTGCTCGCGATTCAGGGAAACGCCCGCCGCGAGGAGACGCTGCGGGACGCCGGCGTCGAGCGCGCCGGCGTCGTCGTCGGCGCCATCGACGACTCGAACGCGAACATCCAAATCGCGATGAACGCCAGCCAAATCGCGCCCAGCGTCCGGCTTGTCGTGCGCGTCGGCGACGAGACCTACGAGCAGCTCGCGCGCCGCGCCGGCGCCGACCGCGTCATCATCCCGGAGGTCGCCAGCGCCGAACAGGTCACGTCGATGCTCTAG